The following are from one region of the Heterodontus francisci isolate sHetFra1 chromosome 34, sHetFra1.hap1, whole genome shotgun sequence genome:
- the LOC137348796 gene encoding probable G-protein coupled receptor 139 — MHAPPTGLVYAIYYTALAAIAVPANLVAILILSRGKCGLSGCITRYLVSMAVADLLVIITAVILNRISGIYFPGSFLSITPVCSLSIALTYAARVNSVWLTVTFTFDRFVAICCKKLKIKYCTEKTAAMVIGTVCTLGCLINIPWYFIHEPTYIIANVPWYCQLKDIRYTSPLWTAYDWFDRILTPCAPFLLILLLNALTVGHIVAANRARRRLWTHNNGANQSDPEMESRRKSIILLFTISGSFILLWMTYVIQFLHVRITNNYDFKSFSDPKFILQETGNMLQLLSSCTNTFIYAAIQSKFREELKNAAKYPLNVIVKLIIQRKE, encoded by the exons ATGCACGCTCCGCCCACAGGACTGGTATATGCCATTTACTACACTGCCCTTGCAGCTATTGCTGTCCCAG CTAATTTAGTAGCTATTCTGATCTTGTCCCGAGGAAAATGTGGCCTCTCGGGATGTATAACCCGCTACCTGGTATCCATGGcggtggcggatctactggtcattatcacagctgtgatattaaaccggatcAGTGGTATTTATTTTCCAGGTAGTTTCCTGTCCATTACTCCGGTGTGTAGTCTCAGCATTGCGCTAACATATGCAGCTAGAGTCAATTCCGTATGGTTAacggtcactttcacctttgatcgatttgtggcaatttgctgcaagaagctgaaaataaaatattgcactgagaaaacggcggcCATGGTTATAGGAACGGTCTGCACGTTGGGCTGTTTAATCAATATCCCTTGGTACTTTATACACGAGCCCACCTACATCATTGCCAATGTCCCGTGGTATTGCCAACTGAAGGATATCCGGTATACTTCACCCTTATGGACAGCATATGACTGGTTTGACCGTATTTTGACCCCGTGTGCCCCATTCCTTCTGATTcttttgctcaatgctctgaccgttGGACACATTGTAGCAGCCAACAGGGCACGCAGGAGACTCTGGACCCACAACAACGGAGCgaatcagagtgacccagagatggagagccgacgaaagtccatcattttactcttcaccatctcgggcagtttcatcctcCTGTGGATGACGTATGTTATACAGTTCTTACATGTGCGCATCACAAACAATTACGATTTTAAAAGCTTCAGTGATCCCAAATTTATTCTCCAGGAAACCGGAAATATGCTACAGCTTCTGAGCTCTTGCAccaacacatttatttatgcagcgattcagagtaaattcagagaggagttgaagaaCGCTGCCAAATATCCACTAAatgtaattgttaaattaattaTACAGAGAAAAGAATAA